The Saprospiraceae bacterium genome includes a window with the following:
- a CDS encoding proprotein convertase P-domain-containing protein — protein sequence MKYFCLIFVWCFSLYGTSQCGLSKTSYTIADFSNEKADTTNIPILISGATYNNLATPQQGLCGVKLKFRHPFMKDLRIELISPGGQKITLVGGTYAQQATSLITWDVTFVPCQSTPSPDPGILPQWESDQQWEIPQIYTGQYHPHIDCLEKFDLGTVNGVWTLRCIDTDDDGF from the coding sequence ATGAAATATTTTTGTTTGATATTTGTGTGGTGTTTTTCTTTATATGGAACTTCTCAGTGTGGTCTGAGCAAGACTTCTTATACTATCGCTGACTTCTCAAATGAAAAAGCAGATACTACCAACATCCCTATACTCATATCAGGAGCGACCTACAATAATCTTGCGACACCTCAACAAGGCCTTTGTGGTGTAAAACTTAAATTTCGGCACCCTTTTATGAAGGACTTGCGGATAGAACTTATTTCGCCAGGTGGACAAAAAATTACCCTTGTTGGTGGCACTTATGCGCAACAGGCCACAAGCTTAATCACTTGGGATGTCACTTTTGTACCATGCCAGTCCACACCTTCACCGGATCCTGGTATCTTGCCTCAATGGGAAAGTGATCAGCAATGGGAAATCCCACAAATCTATACCGGGCAATATCATCCACATATTGATTGTCTCGAAAAATTTGATTTGGGAACTGTCAATGGAGTCTGGACCTTAAGATGTATAGATACAGATGATGATGGGTTTTAA
- a CDS encoding gliding motility-associated C-terminal domain-containing protein, which produces MQCNDCNIDPGTINNPNIAVCEKDPALLININKTYTSPVQNNNVYEYTNVIFNESSIIKYEKSPDLRMLAPGTYTICGIQYARSQSSVLPLQGASISPDGLRQLLFERGACAGLSKNCMTVTISVPPSIVIKRVSICDGQVFEIGGQKFSQQGNYSIKVKGPICDTTVVLDLEIIRPKAQIIAPMDSLNCANPTMVLQGINSGTILPDVKYLWKTINGTILGDSTQPNLIIGKEGNYNLVITSQQSGCTDSISKTIFRDNSFINMTFTKDTLTCQKKNVTIRFTLSRPVIEQQWTSRNNHPFTILSNGINVTESDWYVFTVKGLNGCISVDSVFIGQNIGFTDPMIEVNKITCIADTAYVKNVHNVSATEYQYTWTGVAPQYTNVKEPFFLTGGNYQLRVLNRTNGCNKDFDILIETDKKTPTLSLTGLNIDCDKSFTTPIVQSNHSINKYKWSGNGFTSTSAMPEIKETGRYQVTITSGVNGCLASSDFNVTRDVDVPILKISANKFSCKVDSVTIRVQTNKELKQLTWTGPGGFKSKFLEPVVSGKGKYTIEYEGINGCFGVESIILSDSTDIPNIQYIVDSLTCGKDTIKFVAFNPMSEVNSFTYTWTGPNGFSSVTAEPLVWNEGQYAVTIKNPTTDCEETNYHFVMDRRAKPSPKILIDTINCKTDSARILFTNDDIKSLIIKGENFESTSKLFFTKKTGVYEYSLVNVNNCETKGSFEVLRNDTIPNIQANFSFFICKQDSVRITGSSTITGTQFSWRNDAGYRAIGQEVFTYKGGTYSVEGTAPNGCKSKVDFTIGYDTLPLPFKILKPDTITCTRKEITLLTNLVQPKGKLRWNNRDSSFFNFNVKEPGRYYAEYTSENNCTSTDTVLVAEKTNFPGYDVESSIITCKNLLSSVKVIPKTPNNEIIWKNVTNPIDISNGTFSFNTSFGGEYTFYLTNPEGCETEGLLVILSDTIRPKIVQHFSDSLTCKNLVTDIGVVLSEKAIEYQWNGPGVIDVKSDSVLRVNQGGWYFLKITGRNQCVTNTQFNVLKNVDLPKFSTFTDTLTCDNAKINIGVHPVSNIAKYEWDGPDAFLSEFGQPKVFIPGTYSVTVTGVNGCKDKAEIKVTQNITKPQIFMQDTVILPCDTSPILLTFSTSSTIEKYKWVYPDGEILNIKSPQTNIPGNYLVQATSKNGCTSVLKKFNVKVNDIPPKYTITMDTINCAKNYATLKVLSTEPGFKSVWVSPSKMVFSAGTINTSEAGEFTLMVTNQEKCTDTAKVNIIRDTLVPFNSIAVKGRLQCEIKSLNLEGTKPANNVTPKWSTSNGNFLSSPNSSSVRVNKSGLYFYELKNSVNKCISISQVEVKEVPQEFTNLNVDVVTPTCSEIDNGILILSAFNGSAPYAVQVNGVKKGSQTQFFNLDPGDYKIMVTDSFGCNIEKQVVIPQGPVVSFKIDKEKIIKFGDSILLKPELGPDPLGKAVVKWKQGDKTICNNCKELMVNPLVNTVYNVEYSLDGFCKLNAAILVRVENDIEAAIPNVFAPFSLGSNQFFYIPQTRGIEKINYIKIFNRWAENVYSGYDLVPGDISTGWNGLFNGKQVQPGVFVVLAELVLSDGTIWKYKGDVTVIR; this is translated from the coding sequence TTGCAATGCAATGATTGCAATATTGATCCAGGAACGATTAACAATCCGAATATAGCTGTATGTGAGAAAGACCCTGCATTATTAATCAATATCAACAAAACATACACATCTCCTGTCCAGAATAATAATGTTTACGAATATACAAATGTTATTTTCAACGAATCGTCAATCATTAAATATGAGAAGAGTCCTGATTTAAGAATGCTGGCCCCCGGCACGTATACTATTTGTGGGATTCAGTACGCAAGGTCACAATCATCTGTATTGCCACTGCAGGGCGCATCTATTTCGCCTGATGGTTTGAGGCAACTTCTGTTTGAAAGGGGAGCTTGTGCGGGATTGTCAAAGAATTGTATGACTGTAACTATTTCAGTTCCGCCATCTATTGTAATAAAAAGAGTATCCATCTGTGATGGACAAGTATTTGAAATCGGAGGGCAAAAATTCAGTCAGCAAGGAAACTACTCTATAAAAGTTAAAGGCCCAATATGTGATACTACTGTCGTTTTGGATCTAGAGATCATAAGACCAAAGGCACAAATCATAGCTCCAATGGATTCTTTGAACTGTGCCAACCCCACGATGGTTCTTCAAGGTATCAATTCTGGAACTATTCTTCCTGATGTAAAGTATCTTTGGAAAACAATTAATGGGACTATTTTAGGTGACAGTACTCAGCCAAATCTAATAATTGGCAAAGAAGGAAATTATAACCTTGTCATTACTAGCCAACAATCTGGGTGTACAGACTCCATTTCAAAGACGATATTCAGAGATAATAGTTTTATAAATATGACCTTTACGAAAGACACATTAACGTGCCAAAAGAAAAATGTGACTATTCGATTTACTCTATCCAGGCCGGTAATTGAGCAACAATGGACATCCAGAAACAACCACCCATTTACTATTCTCAGTAATGGAATCAATGTTACTGAAAGCGACTGGTACGTATTTACGGTCAAGGGGCTGAATGGTTGTATCTCTGTGGATTCAGTATTCATTGGTCAGAACATTGGATTCACTGATCCTATGATCGAAGTGAATAAAATTACTTGTATTGCTGATACAGCATATGTCAAGAATGTACACAATGTATCAGCTACTGAATACCAATATACCTGGACTGGAGTTGCCCCTCAATATACAAATGTAAAAGAACCATTTTTTCTGACAGGTGGTAATTATCAGTTAAGAGTCTTGAACCGAACCAATGGATGTAATAAGGACTTCGACATTCTGATTGAAACCGATAAGAAAACACCAACTTTATCACTTACCGGGTTAAATATTGATTGCGATAAAAGCTTTACAACACCAATAGTCCAATCAAATCACTCGATAAATAAATATAAATGGAGCGGCAATGGTTTTACATCTACGTCAGCTATGCCGGAAATAAAAGAAACTGGTCGATATCAAGTGACAATTACTTCAGGCGTCAATGGTTGCCTTGCTTCAAGTGATTTTAATGTCACCAGAGATGTCGATGTGCCGATTCTTAAAATTTCAGCAAACAAATTCTCTTGTAAAGTTGACTCTGTTACGATAAGGGTACAGACGAATAAAGAACTAAAACAATTGACATGGACTGGTCCGGGTGGCTTTAAGTCAAAATTTTTAGAGCCTGTAGTAAGCGGAAAAGGTAAATATACGATAGAATATGAGGGTATAAATGGTTGTTTTGGTGTTGAATCGATTATCCTGAGTGATTCCACTGATATTCCCAATATCCAGTATATTGTTGACTCTTTGACATGTGGAAAAGATACTATTAAATTTGTTGCATTTAACCCCATGAGTGAAGTCAATTCATTTACTTACACATGGACAGGACCGAATGGCTTTTCTTCAGTGACTGCCGAACCTCTTGTCTGGAATGAGGGTCAATATGCAGTGACTATTAAAAATCCAACTACTGATTGTGAAGAGACAAATTATCATTTTGTAATGGATCGAAGAGCGAAGCCAAGTCCAAAGATATTAATAGATACCATTAATTGCAAAACAGATAGTGCCAGAATTTTATTCACAAATGATGATATTAAATCCCTAATAATAAAAGGAGAAAATTTTGAATCCACATCAAAGCTCTTTTTTACAAAAAAAACTGGTGTGTATGAGTATTCTTTGGTAAATGTAAACAATTGTGAAACCAAAGGTAGTTTTGAAGTACTGAGAAATGATACAATACCGAATATACAGGCAAATTTTAGCTTTTTCATATGTAAACAGGACTCGGTACGTATTACAGGCTCTTCAACCATTACAGGAACTCAATTTAGTTGGAGAAATGATGCCGGGTATCGCGCAATAGGACAGGAAGTCTTTACCTATAAAGGTGGTACTTACTCTGTCGAAGGGACAGCACCAAATGGATGTAAATCCAAAGTTGACTTTACTATAGGGTATGATACATTGCCTTTGCCATTTAAGATATTGAAACCTGATACTATCACTTGTACCAGAAAAGAAATCACTTTACTAACAAATCTTGTCCAACCTAAAGGAAAATTAAGGTGGAACAACAGAGACTCCTCATTTTTTAATTTTAACGTAAAAGAACCGGGACGCTATTATGCAGAGTATACCTCTGAAAATAATTGTACATCAACTGATACAGTATTAGTAGCCGAAAAAACAAATTTTCCGGGTTACGATGTAGAATCATCCATAATCACATGTAAAAATTTGTTGTCATCAGTAAAGGTAATCCCCAAAACCCCAAACAATGAGATAATATGGAAAAATGTGACAAACCCCATTGACATTTCAAATGGAACATTTTCTTTTAATACTTCTTTTGGAGGTGAGTATACTTTCTACTTGACCAATCCTGAAGGGTGCGAGACCGAAGGTTTACTTGTCATTTTATCAGACACAATACGGCCTAAAATCGTTCAACATTTTTCAGACTCTTTGACCTGTAAGAATTTGGTTACTGATATCGGAGTAGTATTGTCTGAAAAGGCGATCGAATATCAATGGAATGGCCCCGGAGTTATCGATGTAAAATCGGACAGTGTTCTGAGGGTCAATCAAGGTGGTTGGTATTTTCTCAAGATTACAGGAAGAAATCAATGTGTAACAAATACTCAATTTAATGTACTCAAAAACGTAGACTTACCTAAATTTTCAACATTTACGGATACTCTTACCTGTGATAATGCAAAAATCAATATTGGTGTACATCCAGTATCAAATATAGCTAAATATGAATGGGATGGTCCTGATGCTTTTTTGAGTGAATTTGGTCAGCCAAAAGTATTTATCCCCGGTACTTACTCAGTGACAGTGACAGGAGTCAACGGCTGCAAGGATAAAGCAGAAATAAAAGTTACCCAGAATATCACAAAACCACAAATATTTATGCAGGATACCGTGATATTGCCTTGTGATACATCGCCTATCTTGCTTACCTTCAGTACATCATCAACAATTGAAAAATACAAATGGGTTTATCCTGATGGTGAAATTTTAAATATAAAGTCGCCTCAAACTAACATTCCAGGTAATTATTTAGTTCAGGCTACTTCAAAAAATGGATGCACAAGTGTATTGAAGAAGTTTAATGTGAAAGTTAATGATATTCCACCGAAATATACAATCACTATGGATACTATCAACTGCGCCAAAAATTATGCTACCTTGAAGGTTTTGAGTACCGAGCCAGGATTTAAAAGTGTTTGGGTCAGTCCATCTAAAATGGTGTTTAGCGCCGGTACTATCAACACTTCTGAGGCAGGTGAATTTACCTTAATGGTCACTAATCAGGAAAAATGTACAGATACTGCTAAAGTAAATATTATAAGGGATACCTTAGTGCCTTTCAATAGTATTGCAGTGAAAGGGAGATTACAATGTGAGATTAAATCATTGAATCTTGAAGGAACAAAACCGGCCAATAATGTCACACCGAAATGGTCCACATCTAATGGAAACTTTCTTTCATCTCCTAACTCTTCATCCGTTAGGGTCAATAAATCCGGATTATATTTTTATGAACTGAAAAATAGTGTTAATAAGTGCATTTCAATTAGTCAGGTTGAAGTTAAAGAAGTGCCACAGGAGTTTACAAATTTAAATGTGGATGTCGTTACACCTACATGCAGTGAAATCGATAATGGAATTTTAATACTTTCAGCTTTCAATGGCAGTGCTCCTTATGCCGTACAAGTGAATGGAGTAAAAAAAGGAAGCCAAACTCAATTTTTCAATTTGGACCCAGGGGATTATAAAATCATGGTAACTGATAGCTTTGGCTGCAATATCGAAAAACAAGTCGTCATACCCCAAGGTCCTGTTGTGTCCTTCAAAATAGATAAAGAAAAAATAATAAAGTTTGGTGATTCAATCTTGCTCAAACCTGAACTTGGTCCAGATCCATTGGGAAAAGCTGTGGTGAAATGGAAGCAAGGAGATAAAACTATTTGTAATAATTGTAAGGAGCTTATGGTAAATCCATTAGTCAATACTGTATACAACGTTGAGTATTCTTTGGATGGTTTTTGCAAATTGAATGCTGCTATTTTGGTGAGAGTTGAAAATGATATTGAAGCTGCAATACCCAATGTCTTTGCTCCTTTTTCTTTGGGTTCAAATCAATTTTTCTACATACCACAAACAAGGGGTATAGAAAAGATAAATTACATAAAGATCTTTAACCGTTGGGCAGAAAATGTTTATTCAGGCTACGATCTTGTTCCGGGTGATATTTCCACCGGATGGAATGGTTTATTTAACGGAAAGCAAGTACAACCGGGAGTATTTGTAGTTTTAGCTGAGCTTGTACTTTCAGATGGGACGATCTGGAAATATAAAGGAGATGTTACCGTGATACGATGA
- a CDS encoding acetyl-CoA carboxylase biotin carboxylase subunit — MKKVLVANRGEIACRVIRTLKKLGITSVAVYSDADRDALHVKMADESYHLGGSASADSYLRQDKIIEICVQNEVDGVHPGYGFLSENSGFALKLQEHNIKLIGPSAYSMDIMGDKLSAKDAVKDFGIPMVPGTDYSITDIPKAKKIADEIGYPVLVKASAGGGGKGMKLVTHPDEFEDQMQLAISEATSSFGNGAVFIEKFVTCPRHIEIQVLADSYGNTVYLFERECSIQRRHQKVIEEAPSAILTPELRKAMGEAAVKVAIAAKYEGAGTVEFLMDDKLNFYFLEMNTRLQVEHPVTEMITGLDLVEQQIKVARGEKLTFTQDDLKIDGHAIELRVYAEDPYDNFVPSINTLYKYRMPKGEGIRVDNGYEEGAPVPIYYDPMLAKLTVHGPTRKAAIEKMIQAIQHYEIEGIASTLDFGAFVMKHPDFVSGQFDTNFVKKNWHPEGIKAMTANDALLGAWLSKHLLAESDSKVQTFVY; from the coding sequence ATGAAAAAAGTATTAGTTGCCAATAGAGGAGAAATAGCTTGCAGAGTCATAAGAACCTTAAAAAAGCTGGGAATTACGAGTGTGGCAGTGTATTCAGATGCAGATCGGGATGCTCTACACGTCAAAATGGCCGATGAGTCTTATCATCTGGGAGGTTCAGCAAGCGCGGATTCGTACTTGAGACAAGATAAGATCATAGAAATATGTGTACAAAACGAAGTAGACGGTGTACATCCCGGCTATGGTTTTTTAAGTGAAAATTCAGGCTTTGCTTTAAAACTACAGGAACACAACATAAAATTGATAGGACCATCTGCCTATTCAATGGACATCATGGGTGATAAACTTTCTGCAAAAGATGCAGTCAAGGACTTCGGAATTCCGATGGTTCCCGGCACGGACTATTCGATCACAGATATACCAAAAGCAAAAAAAATCGCCGATGAAATCGGATACCCTGTCCTGGTCAAGGCATCTGCAGGAGGTGGTGGCAAAGGGATGAAATTGGTCACTCACCCTGATGAATTTGAAGATCAGATGCAACTGGCTATCAGTGAGGCTACATCTTCATTTGGCAATGGTGCGGTTTTTATCGAAAAGTTTGTCACATGCCCAAGACATATAGAAATTCAGGTTTTGGCGGATTCATACGGTAATACTGTTTATCTTTTTGAACGGGAATGCAGCATACAACGAAGACACCAGAAAGTCATAGAAGAGGCGCCAAGTGCTATTCTAACTCCTGAACTCAGAAAAGCCATGGGCGAAGCTGCTGTAAAAGTAGCGATTGCTGCAAAATATGAAGGAGCAGGTACCGTTGAGTTCTTAATGGATGATAAACTCAATTTTTATTTCCTTGAAATGAATACCAGACTACAAGTAGAGCATCCAGTGACAGAAATGATAACGGGACTTGACCTTGTAGAACAACAAATCAAAGTAGCCCGCGGTGAAAAACTTACATTTACTCAAGATGACCTGAAGATTGACGGCCATGCCATAGAGCTGAGAGTTTATGCAGAAGATCCTTATGACAATTTTGTGCCAAGTATCAACACATTGTATAAATACAGGATGCCAAAAGGTGAAGGTATTAGGGTTGACAATGGATATGAAGAAGGTGCACCCGTACCTATTTATTATGACCCGATGCTTGCAAAGCTTACAGTACACGGACCAACCAGAAAAGCAGCCATAGAAAAAATGATCCAGGCTATACAACATTATGAGATAGAAGGTATCGCTTCGACACTTGATTTTGGAGCTTTTGTAATGAAACACCCTGATTTTGTAAGTGGGCAGTTTGACACAAACTTTGTCAAGAAAAATTGGCACCCTGAAGGAATCAAAGCCATGACTGCAAATGATGCATTGCTGGGAGCATGGTTATCAAAACATTTGCTGGCAGAATCTGATTCAAAAGTACAAACTTTCGTTTATTAA